A genomic window from Silene latifolia isolate original U9 population chromosome Y, ASM4854445v1, whole genome shotgun sequence includes:
- the LOC141630042 gene encoding uncharacterized protein LOC141630042, which translates to MKPNSPPAHSDRVLDEEEAVAYPRAQIELNDFLSVPPNMNILFWNYRGIARPSFRNHLAYLINAHNPSIVTLSETIVTSPNSLTIVRKLPFDSFEVLDPVGFTGGIIILWNSGKATVTLLNKHSQLINVVVQVPLTSFKFLLYAIYASPKFRLCRTLWTELVNISDNHNLPWVFMGDFNEVTCPSEKHGARGIKLNRADLYKTTFDSCDLIDIGFSGSKFTWTNKLRVNPILERLDRAWVNQL; encoded by the coding sequence ATGAAACCCAACTCCCCTCCTGCACATTCAGACCGCGTGCTAGACGAGGAAGAGGCTGTGGCCTATCCAAGGGCTCAAATAGAGCTAAATGATTTTCTATCTGTCCCGCCAAACATGAATATTCTGTTCTGGAACTATCGCGGTATTGCTAGACCCTCTTTCCGTAACCACCTTGCTTACCTCATCAATGCCCATAACCCCTCCATTGTTACCCTCTCCGAAACCATAGTAACCTCCCCTAACTCGCTGACCATTGTGCGTAAACTCCCATTTGACTCGTTTGAGGTTCTGGACCCGGTGGGCTTCACTGGCGGTATCATCATTTTGTGGAACTCGGGCAAGGCAACGGTCACCCTCCTCAACAAACACAGTCAACTCATTAATGTGGTGGTTCAGGTACCCCTCACTTCCTTTAAGTTTCTCCTTTATGCTATTTATGCTAGTCCGAAATTCCGTTTGTGTCGCACTCTTTGGACTGAACTTGTTAATATCTCTGACAATCATAACCTCCCTTGGGTGTTCATGGGTGATTTCAATGAAGTCACATGTCCCTCCGAAAAACATGGGGCCCGCGGCATCAAGTTAAATCGTGCTGACTTATACAAGACCACATTTGACTCTTGTGACCTCATTGACATTGGGTTCTCCGGATCCAAGTTCACTTGGACCAACAAGCTACGTGTTAACCCTATCTTGGAAAGGCTTGACCGGGCTTGGGTGAACCAACTGTAG